Genomic DNA from Antennarius striatus isolate MH-2024 chromosome 16, ASM4005453v1, whole genome shotgun sequence:
CACCAAGTCTCCCTACCAGGTACAGAAGGCTACAGACATTCAAGTGGGTCATGATTATTAAGGTGCTTGTGTATTAACACCTATTGTGTTCATTTCAGGAATTCACTGACCACCTGGCCAAGACACACACCAGGGTGTCTGTGCAGAGGGGACAGACCGTCCAGGCAGCTGCTCCCtcctaaatgtttttttacagcAGACTGTTAATAAACATTCTGGAACATCactctttttgttgttgtgacaTCTTCAGTGTTAAAACATTCAAGGTTTTGTTTCTTGAAATCAGAAAAGCAGTAAAACTGGATGTGGGTAACGGATCCACACTGATTAAATTACGGTGAAAAATCATTTGGCATTCAATTATGTTTGTAATGTATTGATAAAGGTAAGTAAACCTCAAAATTTTAATGCACACTGCATTCtgtttcaaagcaagaaaattggaaaaggtaatgaatatattttacagaaagttaaaaaatcagatccatcttttttttcctcatctttctGGTTTTGGCTGTCATTATATATTTTAGCTGAACACCTACGTTTTTTGTACTTTATAGGTTTTTCCTACAATGTCTTGGACAAATGTAGTCAGCATGAGCGGCATCAGTTGCCCTGATCATTTATTATGTTGGTAAGCAATCTCCAGGTATTTGGAGGCTCTGGGTCCGCTGGCCATGTGGGCATTCACTTTTTTAGGAAAATGGTCTCTCTTCATGCATCAGAAACTTCAGAATGCAACGACTGACAAAATTAAGATTGTTCAATATATTTCACCTGGAATTTTCAGTTCTTGGCTTTGTCCAGCATCCTGTCAGATGGCAAGATGGGAATAGCCCTGAATTTCATGTCAACTGATGGCGTTCTTATCTGATGCCAGTGTTAGTGCTGGCAAACATGGAAACTAACTGGTATAAGCCCCGAGTACTTAATTAATGGAAACAAGTAAATATCTTGAATTGCAACTATGAACATGCTGTCAGGGATGGGGCAACGAAAAAGACAAGGTGGTTAcatagttttattttagttattacACAGGAGAGGAAAGGACCTCATTGAGCAGCCTGGGCCTGAGCCGCCATCATCCGTTCCTTTTGCTTCATTAGACACTTCCTTGCATCGCCATATGCCCCCAGGTCTCCATCTGGAAGGAAATGCATGTCGTGGTAGCTGCACAACATTATTTAAATCATCAAGCCAtcatttccaaaaaataaaaatacacatttaatcTTGAAGAAATGAAAATTCCTTATCCCTCTAACAAAGCCATGCAAaggacacatacagtatatgattctTAATTCAGAATCAGACTGCTGATCCCCGACGGGGAAACTGCTTTTTGTCAGTTTCATTGCTCCAGAAAGAACCACAGGAAAAGTCAGAATAAGACAAAAATTAGAATAGAGTTAAAAAGGAATAGTGATATGTGATTAAGAGGAtatagacatacagtatacacagtCTTTAATGTCCACTTCCATTGCATCACTGTCAGAGTGAGGAATTGTGCAGTTTAATGGCCACAGGCAGGAAAGTTTTCAACTTAGGAAGGGTGCCTCTATTACTGAAAAAACTCCTTCATCAACGTGCCGTACAATGGGTAGTACTCAATGTGCAAAATGTCCTTTAACTTTGAGTTACTTGGAATACTTGTAAACCACAAACATGAACAGGAAGCACAGTACTTACAACGCAACTGGAAGTTCTTTGACACCTCTATGAACTGCTGCATTTCTTTGATGCAGTTCTGATCGTAGTTATGTCCTTCTCTTTGCCGACAAGCTGCCACACGCTCCTGGAGCACATGCACAATCTCCCTGTCCACTTTGCTGTGGAGGGTAGGCAAAAACACTGAGTgacacaacaaatacaatatcTACACAGCTGATTGCCCCCACAGTAAATGTAGACTCCAAGACATACACAACTACTGACCTAAAAGCACAGGAAAAGAAAGCTTATTGTAAACCTTAAATCATCACAATAAGCCACCAATGTTTAAAAATACTGCTGTGATGCAATAAATCTGAACTAACTTAAGGGTTATGAATCTGGGTGAGGGACAACAAAAATGGCTGCATCATGTTTGCAtcaagggcggcacggtggtgttAGCACTGTCGCTTCATAGTCagacggttctgggtttgagttcTCTTCTGTATGGAGATTACgcgttctccctgtgtctgcgtggatttTCCCTGTTGGTGTGTATGAGTGGTTATTCGTCTTTTGTGTGGTTCCGCGATGCGCTGGCATCATGTCCAGGGCCTCGTGTctgtaagtctgctgggatcgtctccagcaacccccatgacccacatTCGTGAGAGGAAGCGGtatggaaaaatgaatgaacgaatgttTGCGGCAGGTGTTAACATGGAAAGAGCATCAACCAACTACCAAAGTTActtttttgaataattttgagACAGTCAATAAACACAGCCCTGCGACATTTGGATAAATCCATTGTAATATGTGTCTTATTGAGCTATTCTAAGAAAAAGATGTGCTAATATGCAACTGTGGCTGAATGATTTTACTTCCAACTCGAGTGTTGCTCGTGCCACTGCcgcaagaaaacattttgattttgccAACTAGTGGAATAATCTTATGTTATTCAGTCACGTTATTACTTACAAGTCTCTCCGCCACTGCATCTCAGCCTCAAAGTGGCACATATAATCTCCTTCAAAGCATTCTGTCAGGTCAGGAACACGGCGGAACTTCTGATGGTAATAGACGGTCTTGTTTTTAGACCGTAAACTGTCTAAAACACctggatgaaaacacaacacacgcGTTAGTAGTTGGTTAGCAACACAAGCGCAGTACACAGCACGAGCCACAAGGGGGCGCACTATCACAACATTTGGCTGTGATGCTAGCCAGCTAGCACAAAAACAGTTAAGAGTGCGCACACAGCTAGCTAACTACGTCCATTATTACCAGTCAGATTTATAAATCCTACAAACCTGGTCCTTGTAATTGATGTAACATTTTGCAAACCGTTATAACACGTCAACAAATCGCGGTGgctgttatgctaggctatcaGCTAGTAGCTTCAGTTACCTCTAAAAGTGGTGACAGGCAGGTCCACAGAGTAATAAAAGAGTTGAGACATTATCGAGGTTGGATTTGGCAGCGCCGATTGTCTGTTCACCACCGGAGTCCGGGAGGGTGGCTCCGGGTACGCATCTTTATTATGATCCGATGgcattttgtcttctttcactCCAGACACAAAATTCGACCTCGACGGCAAAGCCTCTGTtttgcgcatgcgcagaagtCACCACATAATGGCGAATTAGAGGTCACGAATGGAAAACGCGACCTTCATAAAAACGctgttttaaaagtatttttctctaaaaaaaatatgtgtaaatattattttattccaagTGACATGATAATTAACTTTTTAATCTAAAAGGTCGAAGGGTAAAGGTCACGTGTAGGTAGAGCTGTTGTATTATAGAAGCCCAGCAGATGGCGCTGCAGCACAGCCTCACAGTGTTTAACAGagactgacatgaaatgaaaaatgctaGTCTTCAAAAAGCATTTACAAATCCACAAACATATTTTCGCTGAATGCATTTGAAAGCAAGCCATATCCCTCTCCATGTCAAAACCGTTTTGTACTTCAATACTAAATGTAGGGAAGATTTGTGGTCACTCTGGAGGCTTGCTCTGGCTTCAGGGATTTTTATTAGTACCGATTCTGGAAATAATTTAACAGAAAACTAATCCCAAATGAAATCAGCATACTTCTACTAAAAGACATAGGCATCAAAATCTGATAGCTGTAGTCTGAACGGGGCCTTAGAGATAGAAACGAAACAGACATCTGTGTGGAGATTGTGCTATTGTTTGCTGAAGATGATCTTGAGTTTGAGATTGACAAGCATTGAGCCCAGAGCTTAAAATTGTAGAAAATCTGTGGTGTTGATTGAGTAAGTGTGACAGCGTGAACTTCCTCTACAAGCTGCAACTGAAAGCTGAAGGGTGGGCTGCCATCCCA
This window encodes:
- the ndufb10 gene encoding NADH dehydrogenase [ubiquinone] 1 beta subcomplex subunit 10, producing the protein MRKTEALPSRSNFVSGVKEDKMPSDHNKDAYPEPPSRTPVVNRQSALPNPTSIMSQLFYYSVDLPVTTFRGVLDSLRSKNKTVYYHQKFRRVPDLTECFEGDYMCHFEAEMQWRRDFKVDREIVHVLQERVAACRQREGHNYDQNCIKEMQQFIEVSKNFQLRYGDLGAYGDARKCLMKQKERMMAAQAQAAQ